One stretch of Hymenobacter chitinivorans DSM 11115 DNA includes these proteins:
- a CDS encoding sensor histidine kinase, whose protein sequence is MTIRTRLALQFAAILAVTLLLFSLVIYFFTYQSRRNYFTDNLFARARVVAHVYLDGANRGDEASRATYRRYLRQFYRTLPDEEVQVYDAQNRVVFREGQQTSRPVPESLLTSVRQTGSLVELRPGHAQTVGLLYRDPHRGDFVVVASSVDTDSQVEQRTLRTILAGGLLISFFIVGVGGWFFARQALRPMQRIVQEVDTITAFDLHRRLSQADGQDEVSHLAQRFNSLLDRLETAFAGQRTFVRDASHELRTPLTVLTGELEVALLQERNPAEYRRVLQSTLDAARMLTALTNGLLQIARASDDPSQVPMALVRLDELLLQAHEEVLRRQPTCRIDLEFGEPTLPGGAFEVLGNEPLLLSAVLNVLENACKFSKDSQEPIMAILTCVGREVLLQVRDRGVGMTEADRQQVFVPFFRAEAIRTVPGHGIGLPLTAKIMALHGGSIRVESELGMGTQVTLRLPLTHI, encoded by the coding sequence GTGACCATCCGCACGCGCCTGGCCTTGCAGTTTGCCGCCATCCTGGCCGTTACGCTGCTGCTGTTTTCCCTGGTCATCTACTTCTTTACCTACCAGTCGCGGCGCAACTACTTCACTGACAACCTCTTTGCCCGGGCCCGGGTGGTGGCCCACGTCTACCTCGACGGGGCCAACCGCGGCGACGAAGCCAGCCGGGCCACCTACCGCCGCTACCTGCGCCAGTTTTACCGCACCCTGCCCGATGAGGAAGTGCAGGTCTATGATGCCCAGAACCGGGTCGTGTTTCGCGAAGGCCAGCAAACCAGCCGGCCCGTGCCCGAGAGCCTGCTGACCAGCGTGCGGCAAACCGGCAGCCTGGTGGAGCTGCGGCCCGGCCACGCCCAAACCGTGGGCCTGCTCTACCGCGACCCGCACCGCGGCGACTTCGTGGTGGTGGCCTCGTCCGTGGATACCGACAGCCAGGTGGAGCAGCGCACGTTACGCACCATTCTGGCCGGCGGCCTGCTCATCAGCTTTTTCATCGTGGGCGTCGGCGGCTGGTTTTTTGCCCGCCAGGCCCTGCGGCCCATGCAGCGCATCGTGCAGGAAGTTGACACCATCACGGCCTTCGATTTGCACCGCCGCCTTTCCCAGGCCGACGGGCAGGACGAGGTGTCGCACCTGGCCCAGCGCTTCAATAGTTTGCTCGACCGGCTCGAAACGGCCTTTGCCGGGCAGCGCACCTTCGTGCGCGACGCTTCCCACGAGCTGCGCACCCCGCTCACGGTGCTGACCGGGGAGCTGGAAGTGGCCCTGCTGCAGGAGCGCAACCCGGCCGAGTACCGCCGCGTGCTGCAAAGCACCCTCGACGCGGCCCGCATGCTCACGGCTCTCACCAATGGCCTGCTCCAGATTGCCCGCGCCTCCGACGACCCTTCTCAGGTGCCCATGGCCCTGGTCCGCCTCGACGAGCTGCTGCTGCAGGCCCACGAGGAAGTACTGCGCCGCCAGCCCACCTGCCGCATCGACCTGGAGTTTGGGGAGCCCACCCTGCCGGGCGGGGCCTTCGAAGTGCTCGGCAACGAGCCCCTGCTGCTCTCGGCGGTGCTGAACGTGCTGGAAAATGCCTGCAAGTTTTCCAAAGACAGCCAGGAGCCCATTATGGCCATTCTGACCTGCGTGGGCCGGGAAGTGCTGCTGCAGGTGCGCGACCGGGGCGTGGGCATGACTGAGGCCGACCGGCAGCAGGTATTCGTGCCTTTCTTCCGGGCCGAGGCCATCCGCACGGTGCCGGGCCACGGCATCGGGCTGCCGCTCACGGCCAAGATTATGGCTCTGCACGGGGGCAGCATCCGGGTGGAGAGTGAGCTGGGCATGGGTACCCAGGTGACGCTCCGCCTGCCCTTAACGCACATTTAA